GTAGAGAGCCCAAAAAATCGCCGTACCGACCCTCTTGCCGTTGCTCCTGTCCGTTAGAGACCTGAGGGCGAAGACCATCAGCAAAAGGCCGGTTACCATATACATGTGATCCAGGGTTATCTTCATCTCCGCTCCTCCTCTCCCTTGAGGCTCAGTTTTTTCATCCTAGCGTCGAACATGGTGTATCTGACCGTGGCGATAGCGAAGGCCGCTACAGCGGTGGGGACGGCGTAGAGGGCCATGGTCAACAGATCTACCGAGTATCCAGCCTGGTCCATGACTCCCTTTATGAGCAAAAGTCCCCCTGCGGCTATGAAGATAAGCTGACCGAAGAAGTTTCCGTAGTTCTCCACCGCTGCCGCCATGCTCCTTATCTCGTCAAGGACGGACTGAGGAAGCTCCCTTCCCTTAGCCACCGCCCCCTCGGCCATGGGGGATATGATGGGCCGTATAAACGTGGGGTGTCCTCCAAGCTGTAGCCCGACGGCGCTGGTGGCCTGACGGAAGAACATGTAGAGCAACATTATCCTTCCGGCGGTAGCGCCCTTGAGCTTCATTATGAAAAGCTCCGCCTGCTCCCTCAGACCGTGGCGTTCCAGAAGACCGATAACCGGCAGTGTCAGTATGAACAGAGACATATACCGGTTTGTGACGAAAGCGGTCCCTATTGCCTCCAGGATCTCGTAGGGCCCCATCCCACCGGCCAGGCCGGAGGAGAACCCAGCGACGATAACCACCAACAGCGGGTTGAGCTTAAGCCCCAGCCCCACTATCACTACCAAAACACCTACCAACCTTATCATTTCCTATCCCCTTTCGATCCCGACGGCCCCATCACTGGACCCTGTCGGTATACTTTGCTAAACCCTCCATGTTCTTTATGACGATCTTTTTATTGTCCCTCTCCAGCAGCCCCTCGTCGAAAAACGACTTGAGTATCCTGGCGATGGTGACCCTTGAACAACCGACGTTATAGGCCAGCTCGCTCTGGGTTAGGGCCGTGGTTATCATTCCCTCTGTCATATCGACATCCCTGGTGTCGGAACAGGCGGAAAGCCGTATCAGGGCGTCGGCAACCCTGCCGGTGGAATCGTTGAAGACGTTGTTTGCGAGCTGGAGAGCCACTATGCGAAACTTCCTGGTCATGCTGTGTATAAAATAGAGGTAGGCGTCGGGGTTTCTGCACAGCTCCTCATCCAGTATGGACCTGGTGACGTAGGACACAGACGACGGCTCCTTGGCGTAGAGGACGTAGTTTAGGGATCCTCCGTCCATCAGGTTCATCTCCCCAAACAGCTCCCCAGGCCTCAGGAAGTAAAGTAGCTTTTCCCTGCCGGAGACGCTTATCATGGCCTTGGAGACCTTTCCCTCCACCACGATGCCGAAGGAGTCCAGATGATTAGCCGGAGCTATAACGTCGTTTCTGCCGTAACTCTTGACCGTTCCCTTCGGCGCCAGGATCTCCTTGAAGAACGCTCTCATCTCGTTTTGTTTTTTCTCGTCAAACACGTCGGAGTAATAGGAACCACCTATCGGCACGATCTCCACCCTCCTCTGTCACACGGGAGATTCCAAAACATATACATAATTATAAACAACACATCCGGGCAAAATCTGTAGTCTGGGATACAAAAAGAGGGCTCTCTAAAGACAGAGAGCCCTCTTTTTTACATATCCTTACTTCAAGGCTGAG
The nucleotide sequence above comes from Dethiosulfovibrio salsuginis. Encoded proteins:
- a CDS encoding DUF969 domain-containing protein, whose protein sequence is MIRLVGVLVVIVGLGLKLNPLLVVIVAGFSSGLAGGMGPYEILEAIGTAFVTNRYMSLFILTLPVIGLLERHGLREQAELFIMKLKGATAGRIMLLYMFFRQATSAVGLQLGGHPTFIRPIISPMAEGAVAKGRELPQSVLDEIRSMAAAVENYGNFFGQLIFIAAGGLLLIKGVMDQAGYSVDLLTMALYAVPTAVAAFAIATVRYTMFDARMKKLSLKGEEERR
- a CDS encoding Crp/Fnr family transcriptional regulator, encoding MPIGGSYYSDVFDEKKQNEMRAFFKEILAPKGTVKSYGRNDVIAPANHLDSFGIVVEGKVSKAMISVSGREKLLYFLRPGELFGEMNLMDGGSLNYVLYAKEPSSVSYVTRSILDEELCRNPDAYLYFIHSMTRKFRIVALQLANNVFNDSTGRVADALIRLSACSDTRDVDMTEGMITTALTQSELAYNVGCSRVTIARILKSFFDEGLLERDNKKIVIKNMEGLAKYTDRVQ